Proteins from a genomic interval of Verrucomicrobium sp.:
- a CDS encoding CPBP family glutamic-type intramembrane protease, giving the protein MYRRPAFWVAAVLLFLGCALYAVRDFPRAFPVLTVDLKMDRAAALRQARDVAARTLCGPQGYRETAVFNGDDDVQNYVELEGGGKEAFRRLIAGNLYAPFQWIVRHYRPGEKNEATFYFTPEGNPYGFEETLAESAPGAALPVPAARALAESAAAGPWGVPLSLYKFLGASKEVRPSGRVDHTFVYERAERAGEARFRLTLTVSGGRLTALVHSVKVPQAFARRYQQMRSANATIATADQIAVVLLYGLGGCLGGLFYLLRRRAALVRGPLLAGLGVAFLVFLASLNELPLQWIGYDTALSPRLFLFKDVLAPLLRQFLIDSILFSLSFMAAEGLTRRAFPQHLQIGRLWSRDAAGSPEVLGRTVGGYLVVALNTAFVVAFYLFTARRFGWWSPSEMLIDPNLPSTYVPWFGPVAKAFQAGSWEESMFRAIPLAGAALIGSRFGCRRLAIALAFVVQVVLFGAGHASYAVQPAYGRIVELVVPATLFGLLYLRFGLLPAVLCHFGYDAVMMSLSLLVSRLPGIWIDRAWLFLLVFLPLWVVLWARFRRPLASAAASAWNGAWQPPAARKDAASAAVAAPAASRRAVLAWGVAGLAGVALWIGFGDFQNPVPRLVLSRAKAEEIARTALFQRGLQLDATWTVLSGVTSAPGRDDAFAWRHGSRADYRRLLERFLEPPAWQVRFVHFHGDVAQRAEEYSVTVVRHGAVREISHRLPEARPGAKLAEPAARTLAAAALRRDWNVPADALREISIDPKEEPARTDWELVWADPDPARYPLKEGEGRYAVLLAGGEVGDVRAYLHVPEAWERAEADRVAPFDVIRQLARSVTFAAMFAAWAVALVAWARGRFAWRAALGLAAVVFGLRAVLLVNNWPDTVAGFSTAQPFLNQALTSVGIELFHAFFASLSIGALAGFLAGRRDARPAARGELWGAAAAGFAWVGVRALCGHWTSLSPAWADSQPLSAALPWLAAAVGRLPDILYTAAQFGWLAVLAGFLARSGRLPGAAAAGAALVFGTLVYLAGGPIETLGNWLLSGVAAGLVFTAAFFTLFGGRRGHPAGVSLCFGVIGAAGALKQGLFLAHPGAWGWFLGAAFLAGAGWLWARR; this is encoded by the coding sequence ATGTATCGCCGTCCCGCGTTCTGGGTCGCCGCGGTCCTCCTTTTCCTGGGCTGCGCGCTCTACGCGGTCCGGGACTTTCCGCGCGCCTTTCCCGTCCTCACCGTCGACCTGAAGATGGACCGCGCCGCCGCCCTGCGGCAGGCCCGGGACGTCGCCGCCCGCACCCTCTGCGGCCCGCAGGGCTACCGGGAAACCGCCGTCTTCAACGGGGACGACGACGTGCAGAACTACGTCGAGCTGGAGGGGGGCGGCAAGGAAGCCTTCCGCCGCCTCATCGCGGGGAACCTCTACGCGCCCTTCCAGTGGATCGTCCGCCACTACCGCCCCGGGGAGAAGAACGAGGCGACCTTCTACTTCACGCCGGAGGGGAACCCCTACGGCTTCGAGGAAACCCTGGCCGAGTCGGCCCCCGGCGCCGCCCTTCCCGTCCCCGCCGCGCGGGCGCTGGCGGAAAGCGCCGCCGCCGGGCCGTGGGGCGTGCCTCTTTCCCTCTACAAGTTCCTGGGCGCCTCCAAGGAGGTCCGCCCCTCCGGCCGCGTCGACCACACCTTCGTCTACGAGCGGGCGGAGCGCGCCGGGGAAGCCCGCTTCCGGCTGACCCTCACCGTTTCCGGCGGGCGGCTCACCGCCCTCGTCCATTCGGTCAAGGTGCCGCAGGCCTTCGCCCGGCGCTACCAGCAGATGCGCTCGGCCAACGCCACCATCGCCACCGCGGACCAGATCGCCGTCGTCCTCCTCTACGGCCTCGGCGGCTGCCTGGGCGGCCTCTTCTACCTCCTGCGCCGCCGCGCCGCCCTCGTCCGCGGGCCGCTCCTGGCGGGCCTGGGCGTCGCCTTCCTCGTCTTCCTGGCCTCCCTCAACGAGCTGCCGCTTCAGTGGATCGGCTACGACACCGCCCTCTCCCCGCGCCTCTTCCTCTTCAAGGACGTGCTGGCCCCGCTCCTGCGCCAGTTCCTCATCGATTCGATCCTCTTCTCCCTCTCCTTCATGGCGGCGGAGGGGCTGACCCGCCGCGCCTTCCCGCAGCACCTCCAAATCGGCAGGCTGTGGAGCCGGGACGCCGCCGGATCGCCCGAGGTGCTGGGGCGGACGGTGGGCGGCTACCTCGTCGTCGCGCTGAACACCGCCTTCGTCGTCGCCTTCTACCTCTTCACCGCGCGCCGTTTCGGCTGGTGGAGCCCGTCGGAGATGCTGATCGACCCGAATCTTCCCTCCACCTACGTCCCGTGGTTCGGCCCCGTGGCCAAGGCCTTCCAGGCCGGGAGCTGGGAGGAGTCGATGTTCCGGGCCATCCCGCTGGCGGGCGCGGCGCTCATCGGGAGCCGCTTCGGCTGCCGCCGCCTGGCCATCGCGCTCGCCTTCGTCGTCCAGGTCGTCCTCTTCGGCGCGGGCCACGCCAGTTACGCCGTCCAGCCCGCTTATGGTCGCATTGTGGAATTGGTCGTCCCGGCCACCCTCTTCGGCCTGCTCTACCTGCGCTTCGGCCTTTTGCCCGCCGTCCTCTGCCACTTTGGCTATGACGCGGTGATGATGTCCCTCTCCCTCCTCGTCTCCAGGCTTCCCGGCATCTGGATCGACCGGGCGTGGCTCTTCCTTCTCGTCTTCCTGCCGCTCTGGGTCGTCCTCTGGGCGCGCTTCCGCCGCCCTCTGGCTTCCGCCGCGGCCTCCGCCTGGAACGGCGCGTGGCAGCCGCCCGCCGCCCGGAAAGACGCCGCCTCCGCCGCCGTCGCCGCCCCGGCGGCTTCCCGGCGGGCCGTCCTGGCCTGGGGTGTGGCGGGCCTCGCGGGCGTGGCCCTTTGGATCGGCTTCGGCGATTTTCAAAATCCCGTTCCCCGCCTGGTCCTCTCCCGCGCGAAGGCGGAGGAGATCGCCCGCACGGCCCTCTTCCAGCGCGGGCTCCAGCTCGACGCGACGTGGACCGTCCTTTCCGGCGTGACGAGCGCGCCGGGCCGGGACGACGCCTTCGCCTGGCGGCACGGTTCCCGCGCCGATTACCGGAGGCTCCTGGAACGCTTTCTGGAGCCGCCCGCCTGGCAGGTCCGCTTCGTCCACTTCCACGGGGATGTGGCCCAGCGGGCGGAAGAGTACTCGGTTACCGTCGTCCGCCACGGCGCGGTGCGGGAGATTTCCCACCGGCTGCCGGAAGCCCGGCCCGGCGCCAAACTGGCCGAGCCTGCCGCCCGCACCCTGGCCGCCGCCGCGCTGCGGCGGGATTGGAACGTCCCCGCCGACGCCCTGCGGGAAATCTCCATCGATCCCAAGGAGGAGCCCGCCCGGACCGACTGGGAGCTGGTCTGGGCCGATCCCGATCCGGCCCGCTACCCGCTGAAGGAAGGGGAGGGCCGCTACGCCGTCCTCCTGGCGGGGGGCGAGGTGGGCGACGTGCGCGCCTATCTCCACGTGCCGGAGGCCTGGGAGCGGGCGGAGGCCGACCGCGTCGCCCCGTTCGACGTGATCCGGCAGCTGGCCCGCAGCGTCACCTTCGCCGCCATGTTCGCGGCGTGGGCCGTCGCGCTCGTCGCCTGGGCGCGCGGGCGCTTTGCCTGGCGCGCGGCGCTGGGCTTGGCGGCGGTCGTCTTCGGCCTGCGCGCCGTGCTCCTCGTCAATAATTGGCCGGACACCGTGGCGGGCTTTTCCACCGCGCAGCCTTTCCTCAACCAGGCGCTGACCTCGGTCGGCATCGAGCTGTTCCACGCCTTCTTCGCCTCCCTTTCCATCGGCGCCCTGGCCGGATTTTTGGCCGGGCGGCGGGACGCCCGCCCGGCGGCGCGCGGCGAGCTTTGGGGCGCGGCGGCGGCGGGCTTCGCCTGGGTCGGCGTGCGCGCGCTCTGCGGCCACTGGACCTCCCTTTCGCCGGCGTGGGCCGATTCCCAGCCCCTCTCCGCCGCCCTCCCGTGGCTGGCCGCCGCGGTGGGCCGCCTGCCGGACATCCTCTACACCGCCGCCCAGTTCGGCTGGCTGGCGGTGCTGGCCGGGTTTCTGGCCCGCTCCGGCCGCCTGCCGGGCGCGGCGGCGGCGGGCGCGGCGCTTGTCTTCGGCACCCTCGTCTATTTGGCGGGCGGGCCGATCGAGACGCTCGGCAACTGGCTTCTCTCCGGCGTCGCCGCGGGGCTGGTCTTCACGGCGGCCTTCTTCACCCTCTTCGGCGGGCGGCGCGGCCACCCGGCGGGCGTGTCCCTCTGTTTCGGCGTCATCGGCGCGGCGGGCGCGCTCAAGCAGGGGCTTTTCCTGGCCCACCCGGGCGCGTGGGGCTGGTTCCTGGGCGCGGCGTTCCTGGCCGGGGCGGGCTGGCTTTGGGCGCGCCGTTAG
- a CDS encoding DUF2959 family protein, translated as MKLLIRLLCAVLLAACLSGGAHAEEDNAVRDAFRGLEKRYSLLQERLNNATAALERIASLMPGRDLKGPLADYSRNLEKFDSLNKTLPDSLSDFNERLAARYDAWRQQIGEIRSPVIRDLATKQLADRQAQFQLLNKDIAATEAKIGPLIGQMRDVESYLKAALTPASVEALAAPLQETAGMAKEAQRSMAALKGVFAQSRGALSTTPE; from the coding sequence ATGAAGCTTCTGATCCGTCTGCTCTGCGCCGTTCTCCTGGCGGCGTGTCTTTCCGGCGGGGCCCATGCGGAGGAGGACAACGCGGTGCGGGACGCCTTCCGCGGATTGGAAAAGCGGTATTCCCTCCTCCAGGAGCGGCTGAATAACGCGACGGCGGCGCTGGAGAGGATCGCCAGCCTGATGCCGGGCCGTGATTTGAAGGGGCCGCTGGCCGATTACTCCCGCAACCTCGAGAAGTTCGACAGCCTGAACAAGACCCTCCCCGACAGTCTCTCCGACTTCAACGAGCGGCTGGCCGCCCGCTACGACGCGTGGCGGCAGCAGATCGGCGAGATCCGCTCCCCCGTCATCCGCGATCTGGCGACGAAGCAGCTGGCCGACCGGCAGGCGCAGTTCCAGCTGTTGAACAAGGATATTGCGGCGACGGAGGCGAAGATCGGCCCGCTCATCGGCCAGATGCGGGACGTGGAGTCCTATTTGAAGGCGGCCCTGACGCCGGCCTCGGTGGAGGCGCTGGCCGCGCCGCTGCAGGAGACGGCGGGGATGGCCAAGGAGGCGCAGCGGAGCATGGCGGCGCTCAAGGGCGTCTTTGCTCAATCGCGCGGGGCTCTTTCCACCACGCCGGAGTAG
- the ribF gene encoding riboflavin biosynthesis protein RibF, translated as MPESFFALEPRPKVLGLAIGVFDGVHLGHQALVRELARQEGRATVALTFEPHPAALVHPDKAPPRLSTAAQRSYLLQVAGAGDVVTLHFDEALRALSAEEFLTALHRLFPNLKRVAVGPDWRFGHDRAGNAAMMAEYGGRHGFIVETMPVLEKAGGPVRSTRIREAIAAHDFPLAAALLGREYALDGHVVSGAGRGTGIGFPTANVGGITQMLPPPGVYACRAAVPDGVFRAVANYGSRPTFEKDGKPVLEVHLLGYAGELEGSPIAVGTFRRLRGEKKFANVEELKAQILEDIARADEEAI; from the coding sequence ATGCCCGAGTCGTTCTTCGCCCTGGAACCCCGCCCGAAAGTGCTGGGCCTGGCGATCGGCGTCTTCGACGGCGTCCACCTGGGCCACCAGGCCCTGGTCCGCGAGCTGGCCCGGCAGGAAGGCCGCGCCACGGTGGCGCTCACCTTCGAGCCCCATCCCGCCGCCCTCGTCCACCCGGACAAGGCGCCGCCCCGCCTCTCCACCGCCGCGCAGCGCTCCTACCTCCTGCAGGTGGCGGGCGCGGGAGACGTCGTCACCCTCCACTTCGACGAGGCCCTGCGCGCCCTCTCCGCCGAGGAGTTCCTCACCGCCCTCCACCGCCTCTTCCCGAACCTCAAGCGCGTCGCCGTCGGCCCGGACTGGCGCTTCGGCCACGACCGCGCGGGCAACGCCGCCATGATGGCCGAATACGGCGGCCGCCACGGCTTCATCGTGGAGACGATGCCCGTCCTGGAAAAGGCGGGCGGCCCCGTCCGCAGCACCCGCATCCGGGAAGCCATCGCCGCGCACGACTTCCCCCTGGCCGCCGCCCTCCTGGGCCGGGAATACGCCCTGGACGGGCACGTCGTTTCCGGCGCGGGCCGGGGCACCGGCATCGGCTTCCCCACCGCCAACGTCGGCGGCATCACCCAGATGCTCCCGCCGCCCGGCGTCTACGCCTGCCGCGCCGCCGTGCCGGACGGCGTCTTCCGCGCCGTCGCCAACTACGGCTCCCGCCCCACCTTCGAAAAGGACGGCAAGCCCGTCCTGGAAGTCCACCTCCTGGGCTACGCCGGGGAGCTCGAAGGCTCCCCCATCGCCGTCGGCACCTTCCGCCGCCTGCGGGGGGAAAAGAAATTCGCCAACGTCGAGGAGCTCAAGGCCCAGATCCTCGAGGACATCGCTCGGGCGGACGAGGAAGCGATCTAG
- the truB gene encoding tRNA pseudouridine(55) synthase TruB, with product MELDGVLLLDKPKGPTSHDIVDRVRRKFDMKKVGHCGTLDPAATGLLMVVLGRATKIQDLLMAEDKVYAGRMKLGEATDSQDAQGVVTATAPVPALTPADIEAAFAKFSGDFYQIPPMVSAVKKDGVPLYKLARAGKTVEREPRLVHVYRHQIKTVELPFIDFEIGCSKGFYVRTYCHDIGADLGCGAHLTELIRLRSGNFALKDAVSWKEFEEESGPALAPKVLSLAEVSRLRRQ from the coding sequence ATGGAACTCGACGGCGTACTCCTTCTCGACAAACCCAAAGGCCCCACCTCCCACGACATCGTCGACCGCGTGCGGCGCAAATTCGACATGAAGAAGGTCGGCCACTGCGGCACGCTCGACCCCGCCGCCACCGGCCTCCTCATGGTCGTCCTGGGCCGGGCGACGAAGATCCAGGACCTCCTCATGGCGGAGGACAAAGTCTACGCCGGCCGCATGAAGCTGGGGGAGGCGACCGACTCCCAGGACGCCCAGGGCGTCGTCACCGCCACCGCGCCGGTCCCCGCCCTGACCCCGGCCGACATCGAGGCGGCCTTCGCCAAGTTCTCCGGGGACTTCTACCAGATCCCCCCCATGGTCTCCGCCGTGAAGAAGGACGGCGTCCCCCTCTACAAGCTGGCCCGCGCGGGCAAGACCGTGGAGCGGGAACCCCGGCTGGTCCACGTCTACCGGCACCAGATCAAGACGGTGGAGCTGCCCTTCATCGACTTTGAAATCGGGTGCAGCAAGGGCTTCTACGTCCGCACCTACTGCCACGACATCGGCGCCGACCTGGGCTGCGGCGCCCACCTGACGGAGCTGATCCGCCTGCGCTCCGGCAACTTCGCCCTGAAGGACGCCGTGAGCTGGAAGGAATTCGAGGAAGAGTCCGGCCCCGCGCTGGCCCCCAAGGTCCTCTCCCTGGCGGAGGTCTCCCGCCTGCGCCGCCAATAA
- a CDS encoding bifunctional oligoribonuclease/PAP phosphatase NrnA, with product MDPTLLREIDAFLQAHESFCVLSHIRPDADACGTALAFALSLEAKGKRVRVFNQDSLPETLRFLPGSERVEKTPAEPVGPETGVICVDTSTLERTGETFLSWNRKPDLNLDHHASNPGYARINLVDDTSPAASQTLFEVIEKLGLPCPPEAAANLYAGIMTDTGSFRYRQTTVRTFEVAAQLVRRGADPSLAAQQCFQTVSPAAFRLLREAMNGTRFAFGDRVAYYHLTPDLYARTGAKPEEVENFLDPLRSVRTVEVAFMLEQVEGGKIRASLRSRARVDVNAIAAQFGGGGHRLAAGFRSSKPLAELEAALLQAIGNALPQD from the coding sequence ATGGACCCGACTTTGCTGCGCGAGATCGACGCCTTCCTCCAGGCGCATGAGTCCTTTTGCGTCCTCTCCCATATCCGGCCGGACGCCGACGCCTGCGGCACCGCCCTGGCCTTCGCCCTCTCCCTGGAGGCCAAAGGGAAGCGCGTCCGCGTCTTCAACCAGGACAGCCTGCCGGAGACGCTCCGCTTCCTACCCGGCTCGGAGCGGGTGGAAAAGACCCCGGCGGAGCCCGTCGGCCCGGAAACCGGCGTCATCTGCGTCGACACCTCCACCCTGGAACGGACCGGGGAAACCTTCCTCTCCTGGAACCGGAAGCCCGACCTGAACCTGGACCACCACGCCAGCAACCCCGGCTACGCCCGGATCAACCTGGTGGACGACACCAGCCCCGCCGCCTCCCAGACCCTTTTCGAGGTGATCGAGAAACTCGGCCTCCCCTGCCCCCCGGAAGCCGCCGCCAACCTCTACGCCGGAATCATGACCGACACCGGCTCCTTCCGCTACCGGCAGACCACCGTCCGCACCTTCGAGGTGGCCGCCCAGCTGGTCCGGCGCGGGGCCGATCCCTCCCTGGCCGCCCAGCAATGCTTCCAGACCGTCTCCCCCGCGGCCTTCCGCCTCCTGCGGGAGGCAATGAACGGCACCCGGTTCGCCTTCGGCGACCGCGTGGCCTACTACCACCTGACGCCCGACCTCTACGCCCGCACCGGCGCCAAGCCGGAGGAGGTGGAAAACTTCCTGGACCCCCTCCGCTCCGTCCGCACCGTGGAAGTGGCCTTCATGCTGGAACAGGTGGAGGGCGGAAAAATCCGCGCCAGCCTCCGCTCCCGCGCGCGGGTCGACGTGAACGCCATCGCCGCCCAATTCGGCGGCGGAGGCCACCGGCTGGCGGCGGGCTTCCGCTCCTCCAAGCCCCTGGCGGAGCTGGAGGCGGCCCTCCTGCAGGCCATCGGCAACGCTTTACCCCAAGACTAG